In Arcanobacterium canis, the sequence CTTGACCTGCTGCGGATCCTGACCAGTATGGGCAGCAATCGTGTCGATGATCCAGCGATTCATGCGATCAACTTCGTCTGCGATGATCTCAAGATCCGATGCCTGGCCTTGGGCACCCTGCATCGCCGGCTCATGAATGAGAATACGAGCATTGGGAAGCGCAAGACGGCGGCCTGGTGAGCCAGCAGCCAAAAGCACTGCGGCAGCCGAAGCGGCTTGACCGAGGCAGACTGTCTGGATCTGCGGCTTAATGTACTGCATGGTGTCGTAAATCGCGGTCAGCGCGGTGAACGATCCACCCGGGGAATTGATGTACATCGTGATCGGAGCATCTGGATCAAGAGACTCAAGCACCAGAAGCTGGGCCATGATGTCATCGGCAGAAGCGTCGTCTACCTGAACACCGAGGAAGATAATGCGATCTTCGAAGAGCTTTGCGTATGGGTCCTGGCGCTTATAACCGTAAGGAGTACGCTCTTCAAAGTTCGGAAGAATGTAGCGCGAGGTCGGCATTGCCGGGGCCATGCCACCAGGAAGCGATGTCGCAGTATTCGCCATTGCGTAGTTCATGCTCTCCCCTCTCAGTTCTCGCCCTGATCGTCGTGGCCTTCGGCCACGCCACCGCCACCGATCACCGAGGTGGACGATTCAATAATGTGGTCAACAAATCCGTACTCCAACGCTTCCTTGGCAGTAAACCAGTGGTCACGATCCGAATCGTTGAGAATTTCTTCGAGCGTAT encodes:
- a CDS encoding ATP-dependent Clp protease proteolytic subunit → MNYAMANTATSLPGGMAPAMPTSRYILPNFEERTPYGYKRQDPYAKLFEDRIIFLGVQVDDASADDIMAQLLVLESLDPDAPITMYINSPGGSFTALTAIYDTMQYIKPQIQTVCLGQAASAAAVLLAAGSPGRRLALPNARILIHEPAMQGAQGQASDLEIIADEVDRMNRWIIDTIAAHTGQDPQQVKKDVSRDKILTAQQAKEYGLVDQVLVSRKATPEQLPRG